The genomic window CCAAACGAGCCGTGTTGATGTGGAGAATGTATGAAGTCATTCGTTTATTTATTTTTCTTCTCTTATACGTGATTGTTCATTTTTTCGTTCCTATGTGGGGTGTTTTGGGGCTTGTCTGCTTATGGATTGCTGATGCGATTTTGTTTGTTTTTTTCGTTCCGCGCTGGAAATGGGAGCGGTGGCGATATATGATTCGTGATCGAGAAATTGAACTCGAGCACGGGGTATGGATTCGAAAGCGTACGCTTATTCCAATTCCTCGCATTCAACATGTTGATGTAAAGCAAGGTCCGTTAGCACGAAGGAAAAAACTTGCTTCACTTTACATTTATACAGCGGCAACTGCGCACGAAATTCCATTTCTTGATGAGCAAGAAGCAGAGAAGTTGCGTTACTACATTTCCTCTTTAGTGAAGGAAGATGAAAATGATGCATGAAAAGAAACGGTTGCATCCGATTGCGATTGTTATTTATATAGTTAAGAGGTTGAAGCAAGGACCGTTTTTGGCGCTTGCTTTGCTTCTAGCAATAAAAAAGAAAACAGGTGATCCTTTCGTTGATTTAAAGTGGCTGCCTTTGTTTTTATTTCTTTTTTACGCTATGTT from Anoxybacillus gonensis includes these protein-coding regions:
- a CDS encoding PH domain-containing protein — its product is MENVLSKRAVLMWRMYEVIRLFIFLLLYVIVHFFVPMWGVLGLVCLWIADAILFVFFVPRWKWERWRYMIRDREIELEHGVWIRKRTLIPIPRIQHVDVKQGPLARRKKLASLYIYTAATAHEIPFLDEQEAEKLRYYISSLVKEDENDA